GTTTCATTACTCGGTTGTGGTGCTTTATGCTCTCTATGCCACAGCTTCTCCCACAATAGCCCTAAAGGTTGTCCAAAATCAGGCTCTAAAGCTAAACAACTGTGTAGAATTAATCCATTTCCGCCATTACCTATTGGGCCGTATTCTTCTCTTTTATCTAATATTTTTTTGTAATCTAAAAAAGTTGTATCTCCTACAGCTAACACTACAGGAGTGCCGTTTATTTCTTGGGCTGTTTGTTTAAAATAAGGTTGAGTCAACTTTTCAAAACTGGTTTTTGGATTCGAGAAAAATTCGTAACCACGCTTGAGGTCACTGGCAGTTTTAAATATTTTTGATAAAGGCTGACCATATTTTACCGATAAAAGTTCACCTATTGATGCTGCTCGTTGAGTTAAACGTTTGTCTCCAAAGTTACACTCCCCATACAGGTTCTTTTCTAATATTTTCATTTGCGCTCATTTACACACCTACCACGACAATATCTAAAATCACAAGTTAATTCTCTAGCATTGGTTCGCGTAAGTCTTACGCGAACCACCTTCCCTTTTCCACATCCCGTGAAAAGTCAGCTAGAAGTACAAGTCGGTAGCGATTGAGAGAAATTTCGTAGTAAGAAATCAGGCGTGTGTCACGCACAAAAAAACCTTGCGCTTGATTATCGTCGATGTAACCATCACTAGCAGTTACCAGAAATGAGGAACCATCATTAATTGTGATTACACCAGGGTTGACAGTGACTTGTGTGGGCATAGGGCAAACAATAAGTGTGGGAGGATGGGGAAGATAGGGGGGGAGGAGAGAAGTATGGGAATTGTGGTTCGTTTCTTCCTACACTCCCCCATCTCCTCTGCTTCCTTGTCCGTTTTATAGAATTCAATATTGAATAACAGAGTTAAAATATTGAGTAGATTTCCTACTTAAAGTATTGCTAGACCAGTAACAAAAATTACAAAATTACGTATTTAATTTATTGATAGGTATTGCTTTAATTCTGGCATTAATTTATAAGTTTGCAATGGCGATCGCCTCCAGCTAGTGGAGGAATCAACAGTTATTTCCAAAGACAGAGAAGAAGTTCACTGAATTTTTATAATTGTATGAAATCTTTAAAACATCAAGTTAGCAGTACTTGTTTTATAAGCAAATGGAACATTGATTACATGAAAAGAAAATTGTTAAAGATATTGGGTGGTGACTATAAACAGGATGAGGTAATAGAGAGTTAATTTCAATACTATTGAAGAAAACATTAATTACAAGTACAGAGGCGATTGAATATGTCTAGTCAAACCAATGTACAGATACAAAGAATTCGAGCCATTGGCTTAACAGTAAACGATGCCCATCACTCTTTGGGTTTTTATACACAGGCTCTTGGTTTTGAATTCGTTAACGATATTACTTTTGAGAATAAGAATTACAGTGAACTGGAAGGTGTACCTGGAGCAAAAACTCGCATTGTCACCTTGCAGCTAGGTGATGAACTTATGGAGTTAATGGAATATATCAACATTCACTCTCAACCTATCCCTATTGATTCTCAAAGTAATGATATCTGGTTTCAACATTTAGCAATTGTGGTGAGTGATATGGATCGGGCTTATGCTCATTTATCTTCATTTCCCATTCAACCTATATCTCCCGCACCACAAACAATACCATCTGATAATGAAGCGTCTGGTGGTGTCCGTGCTTTCAAATTTAAAGACCCTGATGGACACGATTTAGAGTTAATTTGGTTTCCACCTGATAAGGGACAAGATAAATGGCATCAGAACACGAATCGCTTATTTTTGGGAATCGATCATAGTGCGATCGCAATTTCCAACACCGAACAAAGTCTACACTTTTACCGCGACCTCTTTGGAATGCAAGTTGATAGTCGCGGTCTCAACTGGCGTGCTACTCAAGCTCGTATGGATAATTTACCAGGAGCCGAAGTCAAAATTACAGCACTACGCCCAGTTCAAGGCGGTGAAGGAATTGAACTGCTAGACTATCTTGTACCTGGCAAAGGTCGTCCTATGCCAAGTGACTGGAAAAGTTGTGATATTGGGACGGTGCAAATTCAGCTAATAGTAAATAATCTTGAGCAGCTAGTAGATAAACTTCGGCAGAATAGGGTTGAGTTTATATCACCAAGCATTGTAAAATTTAGCAATCACTTATTTCCTTACCAGCAAGCTTGTCTAGTTAAAGACCCTGACGGACACACAATATTACTGATAGAGAATTGATGGTATCTGACTTAGCTTTTTGTTCCTGTTAATGCCATTGCCATGATTTTAACTGGTTTCAATATCTTCAAATAAGTTTATTTTAATATATATAAGTAATTGTCAAAAATGGCAAATTTTAGGGATAAAGACAATGAGCCCTCTTGGTTAACTAGTGGCGCACCTTTGGCAGTAATTCTGGCAGCGGGACTCTACATCTTATATCAACTTTTACCAGTATTAGAACTAATAGCTATTGCAGCATTAATTGCTTTAGTTTTACGAACCCTATTACGCTTTTTACAGAAGCTGGTTAAATCACAGGATGTTGCTGTTCTGTTATTAATTGGATTGATAATTGGCTTTGGTGTATTGCTGACTACTGTAGTCATCCCTAATGTTACATTTCAGGTTCAAAATCTACTAACTACACTGCCAGCTTATCTCAATACATTGACAGGAGATGTTGAGCAATTGCGTCGCAGATTTACCTTTATTCCTGACATCTCCCTATCACTAATACAATTGCGGAACTTTATCAATCAATTACTAAGCGGAGTACCAATTTTTTTGGGTCAAGCCTTCAACTTTACTCTGGAATTGGTAGCTACACTAATTTTAGCTCTGTATATGGCTTACGACCCCAAATCTTTAGTAAATGGTATTTTACGGTTAATTCCTCGCCGACATCACCAAAGGTTTACACGAGTCCTCAAGGCTTGCCAAGTCAGACTCCGTGGTTGGATTTTTGGCACAGGAATTGCCATGATATTCCTCGGCGTAGGAGCCGCCTTAGGATTGTGGATTTTGGGAATTCCGTCAGCATTTGCCTTTGGCATTATTGCAGGCTTATTCGAGATTATTCCTTATTTTGGTTCCATTGTTGGTACTTTTTTACCAGCCTTAGTAGCATTAAGCATTTCACCGATAAAGTTAGTATTTGTTCTCATACTATTTTTAGTTATGAATCAGATAGATGCTCATATTGTTCAACCTTTAGTGATGGGGCAGCAAGTTAATATACATCCTGTGATGGTAATTGTGACGTTTCTCGCTATGGGTAAGCTATTTGGACTTATTGGTGTATTGCTTGCAGTTCCAGCTGCCGCTGTCATTGTGACACTCATCGATGAGTTTGCGCTTAAGGAATCTGAACCGGAAGTACCTCCGGTATAAGTCAAAATTAAACTTTATCTTTGATTTATCGTCCAAAAATCGCCGCATCTATTGAATAAGCACCAGGGCCTAAAACTGCGATCGCAATCAGCATGACGCAGTACATAAATGCTTTTTCCCAACTTGGCGGCTCACCTTTTCCTAAAGGGCCTTTATACTGATCTTCGGGAATTAAATAAGGATCTGTAGCTACAAAAGGCTTACCTTGAATCAGATGTAACAATGTCGCAAACAACATCGAAGCCAGAATCGGCAAAGTTGCTAAAAGTGTGAGAAATCCCAGAATCAGGAAAAGCCCACCACCCAACATCGTCCATGCAGATATAAAGCAAAGAAATACGGGTGTACTGATAGACTCAGCCCATCGGCGAAGATGCAGTACTTTGGGGTAGCCGTGAATCAAAAACAAACCGCCAACGCTTACTCTCAGCAATAAAAGTGCTAATCCTAAGATTCCCCCAGGATAAGCATGAGCAACAGAACTCAAAAGATACGGGCCGAAAAATGGATAATTAACTAATCCAAAAGTAACTACTTTCGGTAGTATCCATACAGCAATCGCTACACCTAGCATGAATTGATAAATCATAACTGCACACCACGGGTTTTCAGGTCGATAGCGTATAAAGATTTGCCTGCTGTGATAAATAAGCGATCGCGTTCCTTACCGCCAAAAGTTAGATTCGCACATACTTCCGGTACGAGAATTTTCCCTAAGCGAGTTCCATCGGCAGCGTATACCTGTACGCTATCTTCTGAACTGATAAAAACGTTGCCATATTCATCAACCCGAAATCCATCAGGTTGTCCTGGCTCAATGACTGCAAACACCCGCCCATTTTTCGCCCATCGGCCATCTACTACATCATAGACGCGAATATGATGCGGCCCGTCAGGAATATTAAATGCAGCTGTATCTGAAACATACAGTAAACTTTCATCAGGACTAAACGCCAGCCCGTTAGGACGCACCATATCTGCCACTACAGGATAAATCTCACCTGTTGCTGGGTCGAAGCGATACACGTAACTTCCGGGTTGTTCTTGTTCGCCACCATACCCTTGATTTGGCTCGGTGATTCCATAAGGCGGATCGGTAAACCAAATTGTGCCGTCGCTTTTGACAACCAAATCATTGGGACTGTTGAGGCGTTTACCTTGGTAGCGATCGACTAAAACCTTCCATTCACCATTGTGTTCTTGTCGGATGATGGCACGCAGACCAGAAGAACACGCAACTATACGACCTTCCAAGTCTCGGTAATTACCACTCTGGTAATCAGATGGGGCGCGGAGAACGCTGATGTTCTCAGTCGGACTCCACCGCAGCAGACGATTACCATGAGCATCGCTCCATACAACACTATCGTTTTCATGGATATAAACAGGGCCTTCGCTGTGAACTGCACCGTTAGCCAGCTTTTGCACTGAAGCTTCTGAAGATACAATAACACGCAGGCGATCGTCATAAATTTCAATGTCTTCAGCCATATAAATCTCCTGTTATCTAACTTGGTGGCTGGCAATAAATAGCAGGTTCAAGTAATTATTTTTTTAAAAAATTATAATTTATCTAAATTTAATTATTATTTTATTGATTTCTCATTTCTTCAAACCATAGATATAGATTAGATTTTTATTTTAAAATTATACCGATTTAAAAAAAATAATGCAGCAAATACTTCATTTGTAGAGACGCGATTTATCGCGTCTTATGCAATTATTAATATAATAATTGGTGTGATAAATTATTTTATTTTTTATATTTACATTCATTAGTTGCGTTCGTCGTATCGATAAAAAATGAAATTAAAATGAAAATTTTCCCTCTCTTCAGATAGAAACAAAGGCTAACCCATTAGGTCGAAGTAATATTGTAATTAAAGTTTTACCCTAAGTAGAGGAATCTATCTTTAGAGCTAGATAGCATTTCAAAAACTTAAAAACTAGCTCAAACTATTACCAAATTACTTTGCAAAAAGAGTCAGAGTGAGATTTTTTCACTCATAATAACTATGAAATTATGACGAACATTAGAGAACATTACGACATAATTATCATCGGTACAGGAGCAGGTGGTGGGACACTAGCTCACCGCCTTGCACCCACAGGCAAGAAGATTTTAGTTTTAGAAAGAGGCGACTTTTTGCCGAGAGAGAAAGCGAATTGGAATCCACAAGAAGTTTATCAAAAACATCGCTATCACACTGATGAAGAATGGTATGACAAAGAAGGCAAAGCCTTTAAACCCCAAACAGGTTATTGGGTCGGCGGCAATACTAAACTTTACGGTGCAGCCTTAGTGCGATTGCGGGAGCGAGATTTTGAAAAGGTAATTCATAAAGACGGGATTTCTCCAGAATGGCCTTTGAAATATCAAGATTTTGAGCCGTACTACACCCAGGCAGAAAAGTTGTATGATGTGCATGGTCAGGCAGGAGAAGACCCCACCGAACCGCCTCGTAATGAAGCATATCCTTATCCGCCAGTGAGCCATGAGCCGGATATGCAGGCTCTTGTTGATGGTATCCGCGAACTGGGATATTATCCATTTCACCTACCACTAGCATTAAAGCTCAATGAAAGCGATCGCACCAAGAGTCCCTGCATTCGCTGCGATACCTTTGACGGATATCCTTGCCTAGTTCACGCAAAAGCTGATGCTGATGTCAACGCCATTCGTCCTACGCGCGAAAAGTACGCTAATTTCACCCTCAAAACTCATGCCAAAGTCTTGCGGCTGCATACTAACGAGTCTGGACGAGAGGTAACGAAGGTAGAAACTGAAATTGCTGGAGAAAAGCATTGGTTTACAGGCGATATTGTGGTGGTTGCCTGTGGTTCTGTCAACTCAGCGGCTTTACTATTACGCTCTGCTAACGATAAACATCCTAATGGATTGGCAAACAGTTCCGACCAAGTAGGGCGGAATTTCATGAGACAGTCGGAAACCGCGATCGTTTCCATACATTTAGACGTAAATCACGCCAACTTTCAAAAAACCATCGCCGTCAACGATTTTTATTGGGGAGAACCTGATTTTCCTTATCCGATGGGTATGGTGCAGAATACGGGCAATGTTCTAGCCGATATGATTCCCGCAGAAGCACCGCCATTAATGGCTCCATTTGTGAAACTGATTCCTCATTATGAGCGACATTTGTTAGCCGAAAGGTCAGTAGGTTGGTGGTTGCAAACAGAAGATTTACCAGACCCGAATAATCGGATTCGCGTAGTAGGTGACAAGATTCACGTTGACTATACACCTAATAATATTGAAGCAAGCGATCACTTAATCCACCGTTGGACATCTGTACTTAAATCAATTCCGCGTTCTGCTAAACACGTCCTACCATTTAGCATTTATCCCCGCACTCACATACCAGAGCAAGCAGTAGCCCATCAATGCGGTAGTTGTCGATTTGGCACAGATCCCAAAACCTCAGTCCTCGATCTCAATTGCCGTACCCATGATGTAGATAATCTTTATGTTGTAGATAGTAGTTTCTTTCCTTCAAATTCTGGTGTTAACCCGACATTAACGATTATGGCTAATGCCTTACGCGTAGGCGATCGCATCGCTGAACAATTGAAGTAAAAGCATCAGATAAAACTTTTACAACTTAATTTTGAGTATAGAAAAATTATGAATGATAAACAGACTAATTTAGAAACACAAAATCAAACCGCCTCTGAAACATCCTCTAATACTCATCCTGTTGCAACAGGATTGGGAGCAGCAGGAGGCGGGATTGCTGGAGCAGCACTAGGTCGCTCAATTGGTGGTAAGGTAGGTGCTGCGATTGGTAGCGTTGCAGGAGCAATTACTGGAGGAGTTGTAGGCAATAAGTTAGCAGAGTACGCCGGAGAATTTGTTGAGGAACTTCAGCCAAGTATTAGCTTAGGATTAGGAGCTGATCACAAACCAATTGAATTACCTCGTCATTACAATTGGGAAGAATTACAAGCACTATCAAAGCCCCAAACTGGAGAAATTCAACAGCTATGATTTATGGTTCATTGATTCGTCTGATGAGCAAGCGAATGGTATCTTAATATTTTGTTGACGAATTAGCTATAAGGCTGATAACTGTAGTACTAAAAATATGATTTCATCAAGAATATTAGATATCCAAGTCATAGATTTATTAGCACAAGAAGTTGAATGTTTAGGGAGCTTGGTTGACACAGATGAGCCAGGGTAAACTCATCTAATTCGGTATAATTTAAGCTTGAAAAATTAATTAAGATAAGAGTAAACAAAGATGTAAAAAACGCACTTGACTCAAGAGCAAGATCAATGAGATGACTTCAATGCTGTTGTGGAAAATTGCAGGAGTCAAGTTGATGTCACAAGGCTTTGAAAGTAAATCGGCTGATGCACTTCAAAATTCGCGTGGTCAGCGAAAGTCCAAAGAAATAGCAGACATCGGCAGTATTCAACAAAGTCTAGTGGAGCATTTTGGGGATATCAAAGATCCGAGAGTAGAGAGAACCAAAAAACATCAACTCCAAGACATCTTAGTAATTGCAGTTCTGGCAATCATTGCCGGAGCGCAAGGGTGGGAAGACATCGAAAATTATGGCATCAGCAAGCAACAATGGTTAGAAGAGTTTTTGGCGTTACCAAACGGTATTCCATCGGATGACACCTTTCGACGGGTATTTGAATTCATCGACCCAGAAGCATTAAATCGATGTTTTCTGCAATGGGTGGAAACCCTGGTGGGTTCGATGGGAGGAGAGATTATCCCCATAGATGGAAAGACAATTAGGGGTTCCTATGACCGCAATCAGGGTCAATCAGCACTTCACGTCATTAGTGCCTGGGCAAGTGAACAACGTTTGGTATTGGCACAAGTGAAAGTCGAAGATAAATCCAATGAAATTACGGCGATTCCGGCATTATTGGAATTACTAGATATCACAGGCGCTATCATTACTATTGATGCAATGGGGACACAAACCGAAATTGCCAAACAGATTGTTGCTAAGAAAGCTGATTATGTCCTAGCACTCAAAGCTAATCATCCCACTCTCCACTCTCAAGTCCAACAATGGTTTGAAACACACAAAGCCAACAATTTCCGAGGCGTTGATGTTAGTTATGACAAACGGATTGAGAAAGCTCATCATCGTCGGGAAATTCGTGAAGTTTGGAGTGTACCCGTAAGTGCGATTGGTCAGCTTTATCAACCCAAGGTTTGGGCAGGGTTGCAAAGCCTAGTAATGGTTGTGCGCGTCCGTCATCTTTGGAACCAGACTACTCGTGAAGTTCAGTTTTATCTGACTTCTTTACACAGCGATGCTCAATTCATTGGTCGAGCTATCCGCAAACACTGGGGCATTGAAAACGAGGCTCACTGGACTCTCGACTGTACTTTTTCCGAAGATGCTTGTCGTATTCGTTCTTTTCACAGTCCCGAGAATTTTGCTCTTTTAAGACGCTTTGCTCTCAATGCCCTTAACTGCGAAAAAACCTACAAACGTAGTCTTCGTCAAAAAATGAAACGCACCGCTATGGATAACAATTATATGATTCGGGTGCTCAGTTGTTGTTTCATTGACAATACATTAGGTTCTTCTAATTGCTTGTGTCAAGCCTAATTGAGACGCTCTTACCCTGACAGATGAGCCAGTTCTGGTAGAAAAATCTCCAGAAGTAAAAAGATTGCTTGCATCGCTGAATACATTGGAAAAATTACCACCAAATTCAACAATCGAACAAATACAAAATGACCTCAAAGAACAAATTGCGATCGCGCTTGGAACACAAAATAATGCAGCTAAAGAATCACTAATTGCTAAGGAACGAATTATACAAGTTTTTTCTAATAAAAGTTACTGGCAAGGGTTGAAAGGTCAAGATAAACGATTATAGCTGTAGCCAAATTAGTTAGGACGCGGCTTGTTTGAGAACAGTTTCCATTGCATCACGTAAATTATCAGATTGAGGTAACAGCTAATACCAATTCACGAAAAAAATGATAAAGATAGTAAAGGAAGAAATATGAGCAGAAGTTCATGGCAGGAGTCAGCAAAGTAAAAATAAAAGAGTCAGCCGAGGAATTACATAAGCTGTTGAGAAAACAGAAAACAGCATTACTCATATCTTGCACCAAACGTAGATCCCCGTAAAAAACTAATAATCAGTCCAAAACTATAACAACAGTCAAATCAAAATGGATAAGTATATCCAGTTATAAATAAAACTGTTTTACCGTAATATTACATAACTAGCAGATTACTACGTCGGCGGTTATTTTTTCACCCAAAACATGGAGATGTTTGCATTTGAATCTCAAAACATGAGAGAAAAGGCGTGAAATGTCGAAATGTTATAACGCACTCGTCAATGCTTGCCCACGCCCAAGAACTAGTTTACAGCCTCAAAGAATTGATGCCGACGCAGTACCAAAAAGATAACCTAGAAGCGATGCTGGGGTTATTTTTAGAGGCACAAGGACATCCATTGCCCGAACACAGTCAAACAAAATCCCCAAGTGCAATCAGCCGATTTTTAAATATCAATCCTTGGTCAACTAGGGAGATGATTCGTATTATTCGCTCCGCCTCATTACAAACAGTTCTCAATGTATTAGCATCATCTGGTAAAGGAAGAAAACCATTTTTACAAGTAATAATTGACCTCACAACTTTGGAGAAACGAGGCAAATTTAAAGAGTTTGGTGATTTAATCAGAGTCTACAATGGTAAACGTGGTTTGCATTTGGTCGTAGTTTATTTAGTAATTGGAAAATGCCGTATTCCTTGGAATTTTCGGGTTTGGAGAGGTAAGGGAACGCCTTCCCCAGCCCAGCTTGGATTGAAACTTGTTAAACGTTTACCAAAACTCTTAACCCAACGCTTTGAAACTATTATTTTAGCTGATACAGCCTTTGGCAGTATAGAATTTCTTGAGGGTGTACGTCGTCTGAAATATCATGCTATTACTGGTGTAGCTATTAGCCGCAAGTTAGCTGATGGGAGACTTTTAAGACATTTACATAAAACTTGGGCAACAGGTTTATCTATTTGGTTTAAAGTTTCCTGTTACTGTTTCTTGGTATTACTTGAAACGTGATAACGGCAAACTAGAAAAACGTTTTGTTTTGTCTACTCGTCCAATTAAAGCTTCTACTCTTAAGTGGTGGGGGAAGCGTCGATGGCAGATTGAGGGATGGTTCAAAACTGCAAAGCATCGTTTTGGCTTACATCGCTTTGGGCAAGGAACTCTTCTTGGAATGTATCGCTGGCTGATTCTTTCTCTGACTGCCTTCCTGATTGCTCACTGGACTCATCTCTATATTCAACCTGGATCACCACCTGACTGGGGACAAGCTGCACAAACTGCTCTCGAATCTATTTTCCCACATATAGTTGTGTATCTTCTTTTACTTGACATTGAACGCCTTGCTCATCTTGCACTTAGTTGTGGTTTTGACATTCAGATTTCCAGGTGCAAGAAGTGAGATTAGGTAAAGAACGGATTCAAGCTTTGTATTTACTGAAGATAGGGCAGGTAAAGACAATACAAGATTTGGCGGTGGTGTTGGGAAGAGGGAGTGCGACAGTACAAAGGTGGTTAAAGGCTTATGCAGAGTCGGGAATCACCAGTCTGGTATCAAGAAAAAAGGGTTCAGGGCGGCCACCAATCATTAACACGGAGGTAAAAGAGGAACTTTTAAAAGAACTGGATGACCCGCAGGGATTTAAAAGTTATGAAGAAATCCGAACATGGTTAAAAGCGGTAGAGGGTATAGAAGCTTTATACAAGGTAGTACATGACACGGTGCGTTATCGAATGAAAGCGAAGCTAAAAGTGCCGCGAGCAGTAGGGATAAAACACAACCCCCAAGCAGAATCAGAGTTTAAAAAAAACTCCCCCAATACTTAGAAGTAATTAAAAAACACATTATTGCACCGATAGATAAAAACAGAAGAATTAGGTACTGGTGTGAGGATGAAAGCCGTGTGGGGTTGAAAACTGAAGCCGGCAGATTAATTACCACAAAAGGTACCAAGCCTATTGGCATCATGCAATGGAAGCGAGATAATTTTTATTTATATGGATTAGTAGAACCATTAACTGGAGATTACTTTATCTGGGAATTCTCTCATTTAAACGCAGCTTGTTTTCAGATTTTTTTAGAAAAGTTTTCTGCAACTTATCCCCAAGATATACACATTATTCAGTTAGACAATGGTGCTTTTCATTTTAGCCAACATCTTCAGATACCAGAGAATATAATTTTATTATTCCAACCTCCACATACGCCTCAAGTTAATCCAATTGAGCGATTATGGGAGGAAGTTAAAAGACATTTAGCATGGGAGAGCTTTGGAGCGTTAGATGAATTAAGGGAATTTATCTGGAAGCGTTTGGAAAAATTAAACACATCAATTGTTGCTTCTATTACAGGTTGGGATTTTATTCTTGATGCTTTATTTGCATCAAATTTTTCGTGAATTGGTATTACGAACCTTACTCTTCAAAGTTGCCCAACACTTTTCAATACGATTGAGGTCTGGCGAGTAGGGTGGCAGATAGATTAACTGACAGCCTGCGGCTTCAATTAATTGAGCAATCCGACCGCCACGATGAAAAGTGGCATTATCGACAATCACCCACTGGCCTGAACACAACACCGGAATCAAGCAATTTTCTAACCAAGTCTCAAATACATTACGGTTACAAGCCCCCTCCACAGTAAATGGCGCAATCAGTTTTCCTTGTCGATACCCAGCAATCATATTAATTCGACCCTGCCGTCGACCTGATTTGAGGTCATAGAATCGCTCCCCCATTGGAGAGTATCCGTAACCGTAGTTGTCGCGTTCATCCATGCCAGACTCATCAACATAGACTAGATGCGATGCTTTTGGGTTTTCCAATTGTGCTAAGAACGCTGCCTGTTTGGCTTCGTCTCGTTGACTATATCCGTAAGTTTTTTTTTACGCGAATGCCCTATCTTTCCTAATGCCCTGGAAATCGTGCGTTGGCTAATCTCCCCACCCCACAACTGTGCCATTTCACTCTGGGTTTTATCCTATACTGTTTC
This window of the Nostoc sp. HK-01 genome carries:
- a CDS encoding amylo-alpha-1,6-glucosidase; this encodes MPTQVTVNPGVITINDGSSFLVTASDGYIDDNQAQGFFVRDTRLISYYEISLNRYRLVLLADFSRDVEKGRWFA
- a CDS encoding transposase — translated: MSQGFESKSADALQNSRGQRKSKEIADIGSIQQSLVEHFGDIKDPRVERTKKHQLQDILVIAVLAIIAGAQGWEDIENYGISKQQWLEEFLALPNGIPSDDTFRRVFEFIDPEALNRCFLQWVETLVGSMGGEIIPIDGKTIRGSYDRNQGQSALHVISAWASEQRLVLAQVKVEDKSNEITAIPALLELLDITGAIITIDAMGTQTEIAKQIVAKKADYVLALKANHPTLHSQVQQWFETHKANNFRGVDVSYDKRIEKAHHRREIREVWSVPVSAIGQLYQPKVWAGLQSLVMVVRVRHLWNQTTREVQFYLTSLHSDAQFIGRAIRKHWGIENEAHWTLDCTFSEDACRIRSFHSPENFALLRRFALNALNCEKTYKRSLRQKMKRTAMDNNYMIRVLSCCFIDNTLGSSNCLCQA
- a CDS encoding glyoxalase/bleomycin resistance protein/dioxygenase, whose amino-acid sequence is MSSQTNVQIQRIRAIGLTVNDAHHSLGFYTQALGFEFVNDITFENKNYSELEGVPGAKTRIVTLQLGDELMELMEYINIHSQPIPIDSQSNDIWFQHLAIVVSDMDRAYAHLSSFPIQPISPAPQTIPSDNEASGGVRAFKFKDPDGHDLELIWFPPDKGQDKWHQNTNRLFLGIDHSAIAISNTEQSLHFYRDLFGMQVDSRGLNWRATQARMDNLPGAEVKITALRPVQGGEGIELLDYLVPGKGRPMPSDWKSCDIGTVQIQLIVNNLEQLVDKLRQNRVEFISPSIVKFSNHLFPYQQACLVKDPDGHTILLIEN
- a CDS encoding transposase family protein; the protein is MGLKTEAGRLITTKGTKPIGIMQWKRDNFYLYGLVEPLTGDYFIWEFSHLNAACFQIFLEKFSATYPQDIHIIQLDNGAFHFSQHLQIPENIILLFQPPHTPQVNPIERLWEEVKRHLAWESFGALDELREFIWKRLEKLNTSIVASITGWDFILDALFASNFS
- a CDS encoding DoxX family protein codes for the protein MIYQFMLGVAIAVWILPKVVTFGLVNYPFFGPYLLSSVAHAYPGGILGLALLLLRVSVGGLFLIHGYPKVLHLRRWAESISTPVFLCFISAWTMLGGGLFLILGFLTLLATLPILASMLFATLLHLIQGKPFVATDPYLIPEDQYKGPLGKGEPPSWEKAFMYCVMLIAIAVLGPGAYSIDAAIFGR
- a CDS encoding SMP-30/gluconolaconase/LRE domain-containing protein, encoding MAEDIEIYDDRLRVIVSSEASVQKLANGAVHSEGPVYIHENDSVVWSDAHGNRLLRWSPTENISVLRAPSDYQSGNYRDLEGRIVACSSGLRAIIRQEHNGEWKVLVDRYQGKRLNSPNDLVVKSDGTIWFTDPPYGITEPNQGYGGEQEQPGSYVYRFDPATGEIYPVVADMVRPNGLAFSPDESLLYVSDTAAFNIPDGPHHIRVYDVVDGRWAKNGRVFAVIEPGQPDGFRVDEYGNVFISSEDSVQVYAADGTRLGKILVPEVCANLTFGGKERDRLFITAGKSLYAIDLKTRGVQL
- a CDS encoding putative transposase; this translates as MRLGKERIQALYLLKIGQVKTIQDLAVVLGRGSATVQRWLKAYAESGITSLVSRKKGSGRPPIINTEVKEELLKELDDPQGFKSYEEIRTWLKAVEGIEALYKVVHDTVRYRMKAKLKVPRAVGIKHNPQAESEFKKNSPNT
- the xisF_2 gene encoding fdxN element site-specific recombinase XisF; the protein is MISSRILDIQVIDLLAQEVECLGSLVDTDEPG
- a CDS encoding glucose-methanol-choline oxidoreductase; amino-acid sequence: MTNIREHYDIIIIGTGAGGGTLAHRLAPTGKKILVLERGDFLPREKANWNPQEVYQKHRYHTDEEWYDKEGKAFKPQTGYWVGGNTKLYGAALVRLRERDFEKVIHKDGISPEWPLKYQDFEPYYTQAEKLYDVHGQAGEDPTEPPRNEAYPYPPVSHEPDMQALVDGIRELGYYPFHLPLALKLNESDRTKSPCIRCDTFDGYPCLVHAKADADVNAIRPTREKYANFTLKTHAKVLRLHTNESGREVTKVETEIAGEKHWFTGDIVVVACGSVNSAALLLRSANDKHPNGLANSSDQVGRNFMRQSETAIVSIHLDVNHANFQKTIAVNDFYWGEPDFPYPMGMVQNTGNVLADMIPAEAPPLMAPFVKLIPHYERHLLAERSVGWWLQTEDLPDPNNRIRVVGDKIHVDYTPNNIEASDHLIHRWTSVLKSIPRSAKHVLPFSIYPRTHIPEQAVAHQCGSCRFGTDPKTSVLDLNCRTHDVDNLYVVDSSFFPSNSGVNPTLTIMANALRVGDRIAEQLK
- a CDS encoding putative transposase, which translates into the protein MDERDNYGYGYSPMGERFYDLKSGRRQGRINMIAGYRQGKLIAPFTVEGACNRNVFETWLENCLIPVLCSGQWVIVDNATFHRGGRIAQLIEAAGCQLIYLPPYSPDLNRIEKCWATLKSKVRNTNSRKI